A genomic region of Rhodococcus pyridinivorans contains the following coding sequences:
- a CDS encoding UDP-N-acetylmuramoyl-tripeptide--D-alanyl-D-alanine ligase, whose protein sequence is MIPMTLARIAEVVGGTLHDVDDPSAEVTGSVEFDSRRIGPGGLFLALPGARSDGHDHAAAAVAAGAVAVLAARPVGVPAIVVPPIPPTETNTLALEHDSDGSGAAVLAGLAKLARTVVDTLTGAGLTVVGVTGSAGKTSTKDMIAAVLAPLGEVVAPPGSFNNELGHPWTALRATESTRFLVLEKSARGPGHIATLSRIAPPRIGVVLNVGTAHLGEFGSQEVIAETKGELVEALPSAAEGGVAILNADDTLVSKMATRTTGRVVTVGTGSGAAYRAEDIHLDDQARASFTAVVPGADGQERRVPVRLAVHGEHQIGNALSAIAVAVECGATVEQAAEALATAGPVSAHRMAVHTRSDGVTVIDDAYNANPDSMRAAVKALVTMARSGPDRRRTFAVLGEMAELGDDAVVAHDAIGRLAVRLDVTRIIAVGATRPVRGLFQGAVMEGSWGEEASHVPDADAAIALLRDELQPGDIVLVKASQSVGLWTVAEAVLADDPGAGDNDAAVGTEDAR, encoded by the coding sequence ATGATCCCGATGACACTGGCTCGGATCGCGGAGGTCGTCGGGGGCACCCTGCACGACGTCGACGATCCGTCCGCCGAGGTGACCGGTTCCGTCGAGTTCGACTCGCGACGGATCGGTCCCGGCGGCCTGTTCCTGGCGCTGCCCGGTGCGCGCTCGGACGGGCACGATCACGCCGCGGCCGCCGTCGCCGCCGGTGCGGTCGCGGTCCTGGCCGCACGGCCGGTGGGTGTGCCCGCCATCGTCGTGCCGCCCATCCCGCCGACCGAGACCAACACCCTCGCGCTCGAACACGACAGCGACGGATCCGGCGCGGCCGTGCTCGCCGGCCTCGCGAAGCTCGCCCGCACCGTGGTGGACACGCTCACCGGCGCCGGCCTCACCGTTGTCGGTGTCACCGGTTCGGCGGGCAAGACGTCCACGAAGGACATGATCGCCGCCGTGCTCGCACCGCTCGGTGAGGTCGTCGCCCCGCCCGGCTCGTTCAACAACGAACTCGGCCACCCCTGGACCGCGCTGCGCGCCACCGAATCCACCCGGTTCCTCGTCCTCGAGAAGTCGGCGCGGGGCCCCGGGCACATCGCGACCCTGAGCCGCATCGCCCCGCCGCGGATCGGTGTCGTGCTCAACGTCGGTACCGCACACCTCGGCGAGTTCGGCTCGCAGGAGGTCATCGCCGAGACGAAGGGCGAACTCGTCGAGGCGCTGCCCAGCGCCGCCGAGGGGGGAGTGGCGATCCTCAACGCCGACGACACCCTCGTGTCGAAGATGGCGACCCGCACCACCGGTCGTGTGGTGACCGTCGGGACCGGGTCCGGTGCCGCCTATCGCGCCGAGGACATCCACCTCGACGACCAGGCGCGTGCCTCCTTCACCGCCGTCGTCCCCGGCGCCGACGGACAGGAGCGGCGCGTGCCCGTGCGGCTCGCCGTGCACGGCGAACACCAGATCGGCAACGCCCTGTCGGCGATCGCCGTCGCCGTGGAGTGCGGTGCGACGGTCGAGCAGGCCGCCGAGGCGCTCGCGACGGCGGGTCCCGTCTCGGCGCACCGCATGGCGGTGCACACCCGATCCGACGGGGTGACCGTCATCGACGACGCCTACAACGCCAATCCCGATTCCATGCGCGCAGCCGTGAAGGCCCTGGTCACCATGGCGCGGTCCGGTCCGGATCGCCGGCGCACCTTCGCGGTGCTGGGGGAGATGGCCGAGCTCGGGGACGACGCCGTCGTCGCCCACGACGCCATCGGACGCCTCGCCGTGCGCCTCGACGTCACCCGCATCATCGCCGTCGGTGCCACGCGGCCGGTCCGGGGTCTGTTCCAGGGCGCCGTGATGGAAGGATCGTGGGGTGAGGAAGCGAGCCACGTACCCGATGCCGACGCCGCGATCGCGTTGTTGCGCGACGAACTGCAACCGGGCGACATCGTGCTCGTGAAGGCATCGCAGTCCGTGGGACTGTGGACCGTCGCCGAGGCCGTCCTCGCGGACGACCCCGGTGCCGGAGACAACGACGCTGCTGTGGGGACGGAGGACGCCCGGTGA
- the mraY gene encoding phospho-N-acetylmuramoyl-pentapeptide-transferase, with protein MRQILFAAGIALAVSILLTPLLIKMFSRQGFGQEIRVEGPQSHQSKRGTPTMGGVAILAGLWAGYWGSHLIGTGYDAEGPTASGLLVLGLTTALGGVGFLDDFIKIRKQRNLGLNKTAKLVGQLVVAVGFGILALQFRNADGLTPASTDLSYVRDIATVSMGSIVFILFVYLLVSAWSNAVNLTDGLDGLAAGSMALVLGAYVIITFWQYRNACAVEPTAGCYDVRDPLDLALLCAAGAAACIGFLWWNAAPAKIFMGDTGSLALGGMLAGLSITTRTELLMVVIGALFVAEAASVVIQVAVFRSSRRRVFRMAPFHHHFELGGWAETTVIIRFWLLAAIASAIGLALFYSEYLAAIGD; from the coding sequence GTGAGACAGATCCTGTTCGCGGCGGGCATCGCGCTCGCAGTCTCGATCCTGCTCACCCCCCTCCTGATCAAGATGTTCTCCCGGCAGGGCTTCGGGCAGGAGATCCGGGTCGAGGGCCCGCAGAGCCACCAGTCCAAGCGCGGCACCCCCACCATGGGCGGCGTCGCGATCCTCGCCGGTCTGTGGGCCGGTTACTGGGGGTCGCATCTCATCGGTACGGGATACGACGCGGAAGGTCCCACGGCCTCGGGTCTGCTCGTGCTCGGCCTGACGACGGCGCTCGGCGGCGTCGGCTTCCTCGACGACTTCATCAAGATTCGCAAGCAGCGCAATCTCGGTCTGAACAAGACGGCCAAGCTGGTCGGCCAGCTGGTCGTCGCGGTGGGCTTCGGCATCCTCGCGCTGCAGTTCCGCAATGCGGACGGTCTCACCCCGGCGAGCACCGATCTGTCCTACGTGCGCGACATCGCCACGGTCTCGATGGGCTCGATCGTGTTCATCCTGTTCGTCTATCTGCTGGTCAGCGCGTGGTCGAACGCGGTGAACCTCACCGACGGCCTCGACGGTCTCGCTGCGGGTTCGATGGCGCTGGTGCTCGGCGCCTACGTCATCATCACCTTCTGGCAGTACCGCAACGCGTGCGCCGTGGAGCCGACCGCCGGGTGCTACGACGTCCGTGATCCGCTCGATCTCGCGTTGCTGTGCGCCGCCGGCGCCGCCGCCTGCATCGGCTTCCTGTGGTGGAACGCCGCACCGGCCAAGATCTTCATGGGCGACACGGGCTCGCTCGCCCTCGGCGGCATGCTGGCCGGTCTGTCCATCACGACCCGCACCGAGCTGCTCATGGTGGTCATCGGCGCGCTGTTCGTCGCGGAGGCCGCCTCGGTGGTCATCCAGGTCGCGGTCTTCCGGTCCAGCCGCAGGCGGGTGTTCCGGATGGCACCCTTCCACCATCACTTCGAACTCGGCGGATGGGCCGAGACCACGGTGATCATCCGGTTCTGGTTGCTCGCCGCCATCGCCTCGGCGATCGGTCTGGCCCTCTTCTACAGCGAATACCTCGCGGCGATCGGGGACTGA
- a CDS encoding peptidoglycan D,D-transpeptidase FtsI family protein, which produces MPAPRDRKQRDRTSFAFRNKWGRIGMFGILGVAVAQLLSVQLVQAPTLSAEAASQRTTRLVEPATRGTIADRNGEPLAYTMEAKALTFQPVRVRKELEEERAKDPSRPEVSEYLEGVASAVHEALGAAAPEKDVLEMLESDETFVYLARGVDPGVAAEIVDEYDKVGTERQDIRLYPGGSLAANLVGATGWDGHGLIGLEASMDAVLAGTDGSSTYDRGSDGAVIPGSWRDRQPAVDGSSVELTIDNDLQYHVQQEVQRAKDLSGAKNASAVVLDAHTGEVLAMSNDRTFDPSIGVANNPPDAEQGNLAVSSPFEPGSVNKIITAAAAIEDGLTRPDEVLQVPGTITMAGATVKDAWDHGVVPYTTTGVFGKSSNVGTLMLAERIGEDRFAEMLRLFGLGQRTDVGLPGESAGLLPSREQWSGGTFANLPIGQGLSMTLLQMTAIYQTIANDGERVPPRVVRATIAPDGTRTETPRPDPVRVVSPQTAATVRDMFRSVVQSDTGNQQGTGAGAAIEGYQISGKTGTAQQIDQNCKCYSNSDYWITFAGIAPSDDPRYVVGIMLDAPTRSSDGSGGQSAAPLFRNIASWLLQRDGVPLSAEPESKLILQVD; this is translated from the coding sequence ATGCCCGCGCCGCGCGATCGCAAGCAGCGCGACCGGACGAGTTTCGCGTTCCGCAACAAGTGGGGCCGGATCGGCATGTTCGGCATTCTGGGCGTAGCCGTCGCCCAGTTGTTGTCCGTGCAGCTCGTCCAGGCCCCCACACTGTCCGCCGAAGCCGCCAGCCAGCGCACCACCCGACTCGTCGAACCCGCGACCCGCGGCACCATCGCCGATCGCAACGGGGAACCGCTCGCGTACACCATGGAAGCGAAGGCGCTGACCTTCCAACCCGTGCGGGTGCGCAAGGAACTCGAGGAGGAACGCGCGAAGGACCCGTCCCGGCCCGAGGTCTCCGAATATCTCGAGGGCGTCGCGTCGGCGGTCCACGAGGCGCTCGGCGCCGCGGCGCCGGAGAAGGACGTGCTCGAGATGCTCGAGAGCGACGAGACCTTCGTCTACCTCGCCCGCGGCGTCGATCCGGGGGTCGCGGCGGAGATCGTCGACGAGTACGACAAGGTCGGCACCGAGCGTCAGGACATCCGTCTGTATCCGGGCGGATCGCTCGCCGCCAATCTCGTCGGCGCGACCGGCTGGGACGGACACGGCCTGATCGGGCTCGAAGCGTCGATGGACGCCGTGCTGGCGGGTACCGACGGTTCGTCCACCTACGACCGTGGATCCGACGGCGCCGTCATCCCGGGCAGCTGGCGCGACCGTCAGCCCGCCGTCGACGGTTCCTCCGTCGAGCTCACGATCGACAACGACCTGCAGTACCACGTGCAGCAGGAGGTCCAGCGCGCGAAGGACCTGTCCGGGGCGAAGAACGCCTCCGCTGTGGTGCTCGACGCGCACACCGGCGAAGTGCTCGCCATGTCGAACGACCGCACCTTCGACCCGTCGATCGGTGTCGCGAACAACCCGCCCGACGCCGAACAGGGCAACCTCGCGGTCAGTTCGCCGTTCGAACCCGGGTCCGTGAACAAGATCATCACCGCGGCCGCGGCGATCGAGGACGGTCTGACCCGCCCCGACGAGGTCCTGCAGGTCCCCGGCACGATCACCATGGCCGGCGCGACCGTCAAGGACGCCTGGGATCACGGGGTCGTGCCGTATACCACGACGGGTGTGTTCGGGAAGTCGTCGAACGTCGGCACGCTCATGCTCGCCGAGCGGATCGGTGAGGACCGCTTCGCCGAGATGCTGCGACTGTTCGGTCTCGGCCAGCGCACCGATGTCGGCCTGCCCGGCGAATCCGCGGGTCTGCTGCCCAGCCGTGAGCAGTGGTCGGGTGGCACCTTCGCGAACCTGCCCATCGGCCAGGGTCTGTCGATGACCCTGCTGCAGATGACCGCGATCTACCAGACCATCGCGAACGACGGGGAACGTGTCCCGCCGCGGGTCGTGCGCGCGACCATCGCGCCGGACGGCACGCGCACCGAGACGCCCCGTCCCGATCCGGTGCGGGTGGTGAGCCCGCAGACCGCCGCGACGGTGCGCGACATGTTCCGTTCCGTCGTCCAGTCCGATACCGGCAACCAGCAGGGCACCGGTGCGGGCGCCGCCATCGAGGGCTATCAGATCTCGGGCAAGACGGGTACCGCCCAGCAGATCGACCAGAACTGCAAGTGTTACTCGAACTCCGACTACTGGATCACCTTCGCTGGCATCGCTCCGTCCGACGATCCGCGCTATGTCGTGGGCATCATGCTCGACGCCCCGACCCGCAGCTCCGACGGCAGCGGGGGCCAATCGGCCGCGCCGCTGTTCCGCAACATCGCGTCGTGGTTGCTGCAGCGCGACGGCGTGCCGCTGTCGGCCGAACCGGAGAGCAAGTTGATCCTCCAGGTCGACTGA
- a CDS encoding UDP-N-acetylmuramoyl-L-alanyl-D-glutamate--2,6-diaminopimelate ligase, with amino-acid sequence MTQISVLADAIGARVEIVNAAAGEDAARAAAITGIDLRAQGIRPGDVFAALPGARAHGASYAGTALERGAVAVLTDEAGRDLVAEATSDSVAVLVHPEPRVALGAASATVYGHPSRSMQVIGITGTSGKTTTSYLVEAGLVAAGRVVGLVGTVETRIEGIRVPSTLTTPEAPQLHALFAVMRERGVDTVVMEVSSHALALGRVDATEFSVGGFTNLSQDHLDFHKDLDDYFGAKARLFAEDSPVRARRAVVCTDDVWGRRMAEVARAGRDDATAVRTVTTGGDGDAAGAAADWTVTDEVPEETGVQQFTLTGPDGIARRATVGLPGRYNVTNAALAVALCAEVGADIDAAIRGIADVAVPGRVERVERGQDFLAVVDYAHKPAALEAVIGTLRAATEGRIAVVVGAGGDRDRTKRPIMGEVAARAADLVVVTDDNPRTESPAAIRAAVLDGAHSVPAAERGEILEIGDRAAAIDAAVAWARPGDVVLVAGKGHETGQEIDGVKHPFDDREVLGAALDKYRTAGPDGDHPPAAGGSHHGGKA; translated from the coding sequence ATGACGCAGATCTCGGTTCTCGCCGACGCCATCGGGGCGCGCGTCGAGATCGTCAATGCAGCCGCCGGAGAGGATGCGGCCCGCGCGGCCGCGATCACCGGCATCGACCTGCGCGCCCAGGGCATCCGCCCCGGCGACGTCTTCGCCGCGCTGCCCGGCGCGCGCGCCCACGGCGCCTCCTACGCGGGCACCGCGCTCGAACGCGGAGCGGTCGCCGTGCTGACCGACGAGGCCGGTCGCGACCTCGTCGCCGAGGCCACCTCCGATTCGGTCGCGGTCCTCGTCCATCCCGAACCGCGTGTCGCGCTGGGGGCGGCGTCGGCCACCGTCTACGGACACCCCTCCCGGAGCATGCAGGTCATCGGCATCACCGGCACGTCCGGTAAGACCACGACGTCCTATCTCGTCGAGGCAGGCCTCGTCGCGGCCGGACGCGTCGTCGGTCTCGTCGGGACCGTGGAGACCCGGATCGAAGGCATTCGCGTGCCGAGCACCCTCACGACACCCGAGGCGCCGCAGCTGCACGCCCTGTTCGCCGTCATGCGCGAACGCGGTGTCGACACGGTCGTGATGGAGGTTTCCAGCCATGCCCTCGCACTCGGTCGCGTGGACGCCACCGAGTTCTCCGTCGGCGGGTTCACCAACCTGTCCCAGGACCATCTCGACTTCCACAAGGACCTCGACGACTACTTCGGCGCGAAGGCCCGGCTGTTCGCCGAGGACTCGCCGGTCCGGGCCCGCCGCGCGGTGGTGTGCACCGACGACGTGTGGGGACGTCGCATGGCCGAGGTCGCGCGCGCGGGCCGCGACGACGCGACCGCAGTCCGCACGGTCACCACAGGTGGCGACGGTGACGCTGCCGGCGCCGCGGCCGATTGGACGGTCACCGACGAGGTCCCCGAAGAGACGGGAGTGCAGCAGTTCACCCTGACCGGTCCGGACGGGATCGCCCGCCGCGCCACCGTCGGCCTGCCGGGCCGCTACAACGTCACCAACGCCGCTCTCGCCGTAGCGCTTTGCGCCGAGGTGGGCGCCGACATCGACGCCGCGATCCGCGGTATCGCCGATGTCGCGGTGCCCGGCCGGGTCGAACGGGTCGAGCGCGGTCAGGACTTCCTCGCCGTCGTCGACTACGCCCACAAGCCCGCGGCGCTCGAAGCGGTCATCGGAACCCTGCGCGCCGCGACCGAGGGACGCATCGCCGTCGTCGTCGGTGCGGGCGGCGACCGCGACCGGACGAAGCGGCCGATCATGGGCGAGGTCGCGGCGCGGGCCGCCGATCTGGTGGTCGTGACCGACGACAACCCACGAACCGAGAGCCCCGCCGCCATCCGCGCGGCCGTCCTCGACGGTGCACACTCCGTCCCGGCGGCCGAACGCGGCGAGATCCTCGAGATCGGCGATCGCGCCGCGGCGATCGACGCCGCGGTCGCGTGGGCCCGCCCGGGCGACGTCGTCCTCGTCGCCGGCAAGGGCCACGAGACGGGGCAGGAGATCGACGGAGTGAAGCACCCCTTCGACGACCGCGAGGTCCTCGGCGCAGCTCTCGACAAGTACCGGACCGCAGGACCCGACGGTGACCATCCGCCTGCTGCGGGCGGTTCGCATCACGGAGGCAAGGCATGA